The bacterium DNA segment AGCCTTAATTTCCTCGTATTTTGTCATCATCCCTGTTTTTATGTATTCATCAATTTTCTTTGCAATCCCTTCCCCTACCCCATCAATTTCCATTAATTTCCCTTGTTTTGCCAGTATTTCAATATCATCCGTTAGGTCTTCAATTACGCGTGCCGCTTTACGGTAGGCATTAACCTTAAATGGATTTTCTCCTTTAAATTCTAAAATATCCGCCATATGATTGAAGATATTCGCAATCTGGGTATTTTTAATGGTAATTCACCTCTGTTGTAAGATGTAGGCATTCTGTATTTTATCTTTCCCCTGATAGATTCCGATATGCCTCCTGTATCTGAACAAACTTTTCATGAGCTAATTCTTTAAATTCATCACCCAGATGATTAACCTTATCCGGATGATACTTAGCGGCTAAATTAAGATAAGCCTTCTTTATCTCCTCTTGAGTGGCGTGTCGTGATACTCCAAGAATAGTATATGGATCTTCATCTATGTTCTCTTTTCTATCCTCTCTCTTCTGTCCTTTGTTTTCTGTCCTCTGATATGAAGTATATCTCCGAGGCAAATAAACATTAATAAACCAATATGTTAATCCTAAGACTATGAAATCATCTATGAGACTTATGAAATGAAAACCTGGCAGAAGGTCAATCGGACTGATAAGATAAAGGATAGCGCCTCCATAACATAATATTTTCCAGAACCAATTCATCTTTGTTGCTCTCCTTTTACTGAATACTTACTTACTGGCAAACTAAAGGTAAAAGTAGCTCCCCCTTCCGGCGGGCAATCTACCCAAATTTTGCCTTGATGATGGTCAATAATCTCCTTACAAATAGCCAGACCAAGCCCCATACCTGTTGGTTTATCAGATAAAATATTATCTTTTATCTGATAAAATTTATCAAATATTTTCTCTTGTTCCTCTGTCCTAATTCCAATTCCTGTATCACTAACTGAAATCCAAATTTCATCCTGAGCATTCGTTGCCGTAATCTTTATCTCTCCTCCAGAAGGAGTAAAATTAACAGCATTATTTATCAAATTAATTAGGACTTCTACCAATTTATCCTCATCACCATAAACATAAGGCAGATTATCTGAAACTTCCATTTTTAATTCTACCCCTTTTTTATTAGCCACGACACTCATTTTAGACACGGTATCCTCTATTATTTTATCAATAGAGATATTCCTTTTTTCCCATTTCAGTTTACCTATTTCGATTCGTGATAGAGTTAATAAATTATTAATTAACCGACCTAATCTCTCACTTTCGTCATTAATAATCCGGAGAAATTCCATTCTTTCATCTGGCTCTATCTGTTCATCCAATAGTATTTCTGCTAATCCTTTTATTGAAGTCAGCGGAGTTCTTAGTTCATGAGAGACCGTTACCAATAAATCAGATTTTACTTTGTTTAATCTCTCCAATTCTTTATTGAGTATTTCTAACTCATTGCGTTCTTTTTCCACCTCCATCAGAGAAGTTCTCAAGACTCTGGTAGTTTTCTCCCATTCGTCATAGGCATGTTCTGCATCTTTATCGACCGTCTCGAGTTCTCTTTTTGTTTTTTTTAATTCTTCAGTCAAGCGGATTTTCTCAAAAATTTTCTTTAGTTTAAATTGCAGGATTTCTAAAAAAATTGGTTTAGTAATAATATCCAGGTATTGAGGGTTAAATTTACTCAGAATGGTCGTAGGTTCACCGAGAGCAATAATGGGAACATTTTCACCAATGTCTTTTATTTCCAGGGTATTATCTAAATCCATGATAACTAATGGACATTTATCTTTAGTAATTCTGAATTCCTCGGATGTAGAAATAACCTGTGGTAAAAATCCTTCCTGTTCACAAAGTTTTTTTAGAACAGATATTATCTGGCTATCTTTGGATACAAGAATAATAGAATCCATTTTTTATTATCCTAAGACGACAATAGCATCAGTCAAATTATGGAAGGTGCTGATTTTAAAGATTTTACCTTCTTTTTCTTGCTGAATTGGAGCAATTTCACCATAGGTATAAAATCCTATGAGAGGGACATTTTCACCTAAAATGCCCTGGATAGCATCAATTTCTTTTTGTGTTCTGCGACCAAAGACTTTTTTCCGGGCACAGCAGTCAAAAACAAAGATAGCCGCTGGCGTGGTATTTTTTCCTAAATTTGACAAAGCGTATTCTGAGGCATCCCTGGCGGCTTTAATCGCATCAATCGTTGTTCCAGTAGTCATTTTGACAGTAGCACCTTGAGGAACCTTGCCAGCAAAAGTAACTGTTCCTAATTTTCTATCGACAGCCACCGGACAACGAAGATATCGTTGATTATTTTCATCAATTACGCCAAAGGGAAATTCAAACGCCACCTGGGGTAACTCATCTGCCCTTTCCCCCAGATATTCTTCATAGAGTTTAAAGACACTTTCTCCATCAAGTTCATAAACAACATTTCCTTCTGCCTTAGTTACTATTCTATCACGACCAATAAATGTCCAGCCATGTTTTACACCAGTACTTACTTTTACATTCCCGGAGATTAAAAGCCCAACTGCACCATTGGTTATAACCTGATTATCATAGTATTGATATGTTTTTTGAAATTCAAACCCATCGCCGGCTAAACCACCGACAATGTGAAATTCCTCTCCTAAAACTTCCTGTGCACCTCTAACCAAATCCACTCCATTGGCTTTAACTCCATCTCCAAACAAAAAGAAAACAGATATTTTTTTTTCATTACCACGATTATCCATAGCCATTTGAGCCGTCATCAAACCTGTTTTTTTTGCATCTATATTTGCCTCAAGCCCATATCCCATTGAAAATGATAGGGCATCTGAATTTAGTATCATTAGAGAAACAGAATCTTCCATATAACCAGTGGTAAGTATTTCTCCATCCGTAGAACAACCTACCAGAGGAGCATTTTTAATAACTGAATTTACGCCATTAAGCATTTTCTCCTGGTCATACTTAATTGCACTAAAGACAAAGACAGCATCTGCCCTTCCATTAGTTTTTTCCATAGCCATTTCAGCCGCCTTAATCCCAGC contains these protein-coding regions:
- a CDS encoding DnaJ domain-containing protein; translation: MNWFWKILCYGGAILYLISPIDLLPGFHFISLIDDFIVLGLTYWFINVYLPRRYTSYQRTENKGQKREDRKENIDEDPYTILGVSRHATQEEIKKAYLNLAAKYHPDKVNHLGDEFKELAHEKFVQIQEAYRNLSGER
- a CDS encoding hybrid sensor histidine kinase/response regulator, whose product is MDSIILVSKDSQIISVLKKLCEQEGFLPQVISTSEEFRITKDKCPLVIMDLDNTLEIKDIGENVPIIALGEPTTILSKFNPQYLDIITKPIFLEILQFKLKKIFEKIRLTEELKKTKRELETVDKDAEHAYDEWEKTTRVLRTSLMEVEKERNELEILNKELERLNKVKSDLLVTVSHELRTPLTSIKGLAEILLDEQIEPDERMEFLRIINDESERLGRLINNLLTLSRIEIGKLKWEKRNISIDKIIEDTVSKMSVVANKKGVELKMEVSDNLPYVYGDEDKLVEVLINLINNAVNFTPSGGEIKITATNAQDEIWISVSDTGIGIRTEEQEKIFDKFYQIKDNILSDKPTGMGLGLAICKEIIDHHQGKIWVDCPPEGGATFTFSLPVSKYSVKGEQQR
- a CDS encoding FIST N-terminal domain-containing protein translates to MGIEAAVGYCHSSEDAFTAGIKAAEMAMEKTNGRADAVFVFSAIKYDQEKMLNGVNSVIKNAPLVGCSTDGEILTTGYMEDSVSLMILNSDALSFSMGYGLEANIDAKKTGLMTAQMAMDNRGNEKKISVFFLFGDGVKANGVDLVRGAQEVLGEEFHIVGGLAGDGFEFQKTYQYYDNQVITNGAVGLLISGNVKVSTGVKHGWTFIGRDRIVTKAEGNVVYELDGESVFKLYEEYLGERADELPQVAFEFPFGVIDENNQRYLRCPVAVDRKLGTVTFAGKVPQGATVKMTTGTTIDAIKAARDASEYALSNLGKNTTPAAIFVFDCCARKKVFGRRTQKEIDAIQGILGENVPLIGFYTYGEIAPIQQEKEGKIFKISTFHNLTDAIVVLG